One window of the Halorussus sp. MSC15.2 genome contains the following:
- a CDS encoding dodecin family protein has translation MTAVKIVKITGSAEESWQAAAEEAFREASKTIDDISGVEVEDWTADVEDGEISEYRATVEVAFPVHDQQRQQNQ, from the coding sequence ATGACCGCAGTGAAAATCGTCAAGATAACCGGTTCGGCGGAGGAATCGTGGCAGGCCGCCGCCGAGGAGGCGTTCCGAGAAGCGAGCAAGACTATCGACGACATCTCCGGCGTCGAAGTCGAGGACTGGACCGCGGACGTCGAGGACGGCGAGATTTCGGAGTACCGCGCGACCGTCGAGGTGGCGTTCCCGGTCCACGACCAACAGCGCCAGCAGAATCAGTAA
- a CDS encoding alkaline phosphatase PhoX: MVEFTRRKLMATSVAATLGASVSAASGVAQDEDADTPKAPHVKGEIKRFATTALGAEVTGPEVSANGTLFFSLQHPSRKNPAPFNKAGIGYVRGYNFSEGSEFDVLGVPTSKEAQGEVRVAGGTYELLAQEGDNIGGNGTLGMPVTPDDLAVEEYPGARYGNFGYNPDCNRLVPTNEAETRGYLFTNWEESPGNVTRIPVSRKGQGRWEANLENAVNLANTEALRSIGGTRINCYGDLSPWGTYLSAEEDYAHPRVALTTNVSDVVGDSEGPDHRGAAQFYNRPNPSDIQEAVEKYYGDDAWFVQGYWALAGLEIQAYYLGADAADENEELAADVDPETSLQPVGSPYPNPYRYGHIVDFRQPTAETPQPVKYHVMGRAAWECPDVQGDEKTVYLTSDGDNKGLYKFVADQPIPSYDDPMKLSGTLYAAKVTNQQAAADNPPAEVPLEVEWLEMGSATNAEVESWIAEYDDVDQVDYLETHADTDWQEDVQKALEEADKTVVEQGNQNYIPDRDVVRWARQYEQKGPSNVDEELRRVPFLETRAAAKEIGATVEFRKSEGIDSRDGAGPGDYVYVGISEVNDGMSDDAGDVNLDRVDGGLVYRAELEDDYNISTLEPVIVGPDATDPADVANDALLNIDNVFVMDDGRVLCCEDADQYGRSFPNDCLYVYTPEEMISGGAATETTEAEETATESEAEETTTMAEEEATTTADNQTTSG; the protein is encoded by the coding sequence ATGGTCGAGTTCACTCGACGAAAGCTGATGGCCACGTCGGTCGCAGCGACGCTAGGTGCCAGCGTGTCCGCCGCGTCCGGAGTCGCTCAGGACGAGGACGCGGACACGCCGAAGGCACCGCACGTGAAGGGGGAGATAAAACGATTCGCGACGACGGCGCTGGGGGCGGAGGTGACCGGGCCCGAGGTCAGCGCGAACGGGACGCTGTTCTTCAGTCTGCAGCATCCGAGTCGGAAGAACCCGGCACCGTTCAACAAGGCCGGTATCGGGTACGTGCGGGGGTACAACTTCAGCGAGGGCAGCGAGTTCGACGTACTCGGCGTCCCCACCTCGAAGGAGGCTCAGGGCGAGGTCCGCGTCGCCGGAGGTACCTACGAACTGCTGGCGCAGGAGGGTGACAACATCGGCGGCAACGGGACGCTCGGGATGCCGGTCACGCCCGACGACCTCGCAGTCGAGGAGTACCCCGGCGCTCGGTACGGCAACTTCGGGTACAACCCGGACTGTAACCGACTGGTGCCGACAAACGAGGCCGAGACGCGGGGCTACCTCTTCACCAACTGGGAGGAGAGTCCGGGCAACGTGACCCGCATCCCCGTCAGTCGGAAGGGGCAGGGACGGTGGGAGGCCAACCTCGAGAACGCGGTCAACCTCGCCAACACCGAGGCGCTGCGGAGCATCGGCGGGACCCGAATCAACTGCTACGGCGACCTCAGCCCGTGGGGAACGTACCTCTCGGCCGAGGAGGACTACGCCCACCCGCGGGTCGCACTGACGACCAACGTGAGCGACGTCGTCGGCGACTCGGAGGGACCGGACCACCGGGGCGCGGCCCAGTTCTACAACCGGCCGAACCCCAGCGACATTCAGGAGGCCGTCGAGAAGTACTACGGGGACGACGCGTGGTTCGTCCAGGGGTACTGGGCGCTGGCGGGTCTGGAGATACAGGCGTACTACCTCGGTGCCGACGCCGCCGACGAGAACGAGGAACTGGCGGCCGACGTGGACCCGGAGACGAGCCTGCAGCCCGTCGGAAGCCCGTACCCGAACCCGTACCGATACGGTCACATCGTCGATTTCCGGCAGCCCACCGCCGAGACGCCCCAGCCCGTGAAGTACCACGTGATGGGACGGGCGGCGTGGGAGTGTCCCGACGTGCAGGGCGACGAGAAGACGGTGTATCTCACCTCGGACGGCGACAACAAGGGGCTGTACAAGTTCGTGGCCGACCAGCCGATTCCGAGTTACGACGACCCGATGAAGCTCTCTGGGACCCTCTACGCCGCGAAGGTGACCAACCAGCAGGCCGCCGCGGACAACCCGCCCGCCGAAGTCCCGCTCGAAGTCGAGTGGTTGGAGATGGGGAGCGCGACCAACGCGGAGGTCGAGTCGTGGATAGCCGAGTACGACGACGTCGATCAGGTGGACTACCTCGAAACCCACGCGGACACCGACTGGCAGGAGGACGTCCAGAAGGCGCTGGAGGAGGCCGACAAGACCGTCGTCGAGCAGGGGAACCAGAACTACATCCCGGACCGGGACGTCGTCCGGTGGGCGCGCCAGTACGAGCAGAAGGGACCGAGCAACGTCGACGAGGAACTCCGGCGCGTCCCGTTCCTCGAAACTCGTGCGGCCGCCAAGGAAATCGGCGCGACCGTCGAGTTCCGCAAGAGCGAGGGCATCGACAGCAGAGACGGCGCAGGACCCGGCGACTACGTCTACGTCGGCATCTCGGAGGTCAACGACGGGATGTCAGACGACGCGGGCGACGTCAACCTCGACCGGGTGGACGGCGGTCTCGTCTACCGAGCGGAACTCGAAGACGACTACAACATCTCGACGCTCGAACCCGTCATCGTCGGCCCGGACGCGACCGACCCGGCCGACGTCGCCAACGACGCCCTGCTGAACATCGACAACGTGTTCGTGATGGACGACGGGCGAGTCCTCTGCTGTGAGGACGCCGACCAGTACGGCCGGTCGTTCCCCAACGACTGCCTCTACGTCTACACCCCCGAGGAGATGATTAGTGGGGGTGCAGCGACCGAGACCACTGAGGCCGAAGAGACCGCGACGGAGTCAGAGGCCGAGGAGACGACCACGATGGCCGAAGAAGAGGCGACTACGACCGCCGACAACCAGACGACGAGCGGCTAA
- a CDS encoding helix-turn-helix domain-containing GNAT family N-acetyltransferase, which produces MEFSEAIEFEHEDRKRIYEYVESHGEVDAADVRDRLHIDPGGFRHHVAILKRDGYLEERDGKLRASFDEGAAEEYDVDDFEFTIRPARQEDLSGIVGAIRRVAEQGSYIVAESVADEIDHDEALLRHNEIESRMFFVATVGDEVVGWVHLYAPELDKLSHTAELTVGVLADYRGHGVGSHLLERGLEWAASNGYEKVYQSVPSANDDAIAFLEEHGWETEAVRENHYRIDDDYVDEVMMAVEL; this is translated from the coding sequence ATGGAGTTTTCCGAGGCCATCGAGTTCGAACACGAGGACCGGAAACGCATCTACGAGTACGTCGAGAGCCACGGCGAAGTGGACGCCGCGGACGTCCGCGACCGACTCCACATCGACCCCGGCGGCTTCCGTCACCACGTCGCCATCCTGAAACGCGACGGCTATCTGGAGGAGCGCGACGGGAAGTTGCGGGCCTCGTTCGACGAGGGTGCCGCCGAGGAGTACGACGTGGACGACTTCGAGTTCACTATCCGGCCCGCGCGACAGGAGGACCTCTCGGGCATCGTCGGCGCGATACGCCGAGTCGCCGAGCAGGGGAGTTACATCGTCGCCGAGAGCGTCGCCGACGAGATAGACCACGACGAGGCCCTGCTCCGACACAACGAGATAGAGTCCCGGATGTTCTTCGTCGCCACGGTCGGAGACGAAGTCGTGGGCTGGGTCCACCTCTACGCCCCGGAACTCGACAAGTTGTCCCACACCGCCGAACTGACCGTCGGCGTGCTGGCCGACTACCGCGGCCACGGCGTCGGGAGTCACCTGCTCGAACGCGGTCTTGAGTGGGCGGCGTCGAACGGGTACGAGAAGGTCTACCAGAGCGTCCCCTCCGCGAACGACGACGCCATCGCCTTCCTCGAGGAACACGGCTGGGAGACCGAGGCGGTCCGCGAGAACCACTACAGGATAGACGACGATTACGTGGACGAAGTGATGATGGCCGTGGAACTGTAA
- a CDS encoding DUF2267 domain-containing protein, giving the protein MNYDDFTGEVQHRIDTGTKGETVRATRAVLTTLGERLQEGEATDLAGPLPMEIDYYLESADHGQRFDFDEFVSRVAERERMDPDSDDDRPDAAFHAKAVTSLVADVVPESELEQVRDQLPDDEDWDELFELVGADDAAFEDGR; this is encoded by the coding sequence ATGAACTACGACGACTTCACCGGCGAAGTCCAGCACCGAATCGACACGGGTACCAAGGGAGAGACGGTGCGAGCGACTCGCGCCGTCCTGACGACGCTCGGTGAACGACTCCAAGAGGGCGAGGCGACAGACCTCGCGGGACCGCTCCCGATGGAGATAGACTACTACCTCGAATCGGCCGACCACGGTCAGCGGTTCGACTTCGACGAATTCGTCTCGCGGGTCGCCGAACGCGAGCGGATGGACCCCGACTCCGACGACGACCGGCCCGACGCCGCGTTCCACGCGAAGGCGGTCACGTCGCTCGTCGCGGACGTCGTACCCGAGAGCGAACTGGAGCAGGTCCGCGACCAACTGCCCGACGACGAGGACTGGGACGAACTGTTCGAACTCGTCGGTGCGGACGACGCCGCCTTCGAAGACGGCCGATAG